A single window of Nicotiana sylvestris chromosome 3, ASM39365v2, whole genome shotgun sequence DNA harbors:
- the LOC138887321 gene encoding uncharacterized protein — translation MVAFVQGNEDRLKEEERLRREKEREFNKRAKFAGNFNHGGSQARGNHQFFKKSKSGPAPSSASAPVQRSKFNKKNQNFRTANSQSQGHFLMDCPSAKQKNGGNVAQSTNSVAHHNSQAQQGRGAAKSNNAGGGRKRLYALADHQDTEARGDVVTSMLIIFTFDVYALIDLVGESIIARCIYRGCPVKVHHRLTAVDLVELEMVDFDVIIGMDWLESCYATMGCRTKIVSFEFPGEPILEWKGDVVTPSGRFISYLKARKMISKGYIYHLVRVKDADAQIPTLQSVPIVNEFPEVFPEDLPGIPPDREIDFGIDLLPGTKPISIPPYRMAPAKLKELKVQLKNLLDKGFIRPSISPWGAPVLFVRKKDGSLCMCIDYRQLNKVTIKNKYPLPRIDDLFDQLQGAQCYSNIDLRSGYHQLKVKEVDIPKIDFRTRYGHFEFLVMSFSLTNAPVAFMDLKNRVFKPYLDLFVIVFIDDILIYSCSEIDHAKHFRIVLQTLQDHKLYAKFSKCEFWLKSVAFLGHVISGEGVKHGKVIAYASRQLKAHEKNYPTHNLKLAVVQRELNLRQRRWLELLKDYDVDIIYHPGKANVVADALSQCSMGSLAHVEADKRTMMKEVHRLANLGVRLLDSEHGGVVLQNRAESSLVAEVKEK, via the exons ATGGTTGCCTTTGTTCAAGGGAACGAAGACAGGTTGAAGGAAGAAGAGCGGCTACGGAGAGAGAAGGAGAGGGAATTCAACAAGAGAGCTAAGTTTGCAGGAAATTTCAACCATGGGGGATCTCAAGCACGAGGCAATCACCAGTTtttcaagaaatcaaaatcaGGACCTGCTCCATCTTCAGCTAGTGCACCGGTTCAAAGGTCGAAGTTTAACAAGAAAAACCAGAATTTCAGAACAGCAAACTCGCAGTCACAG GGCCACTTCTTGATGGATTGTCCATCGGCAAAGCAGAAAAATGGAGGCAATGTAGCTCAGTCCACTAATTCAGTAGCCCATCATAACTCTCAGGCTCAGCAAGGGCGCGGTGCAGCAAAGTCTAATAATGCAGGCGGTGGACGAAAACGCTTGTATGCACTGGCAGACCATCAAGATACAGAGGCTCGTGGAGATGTTGTCACAAGTATGCTAATAATATTCACTTTTGATGTCTATGCTCTTATAGATCTAGTTGGAGAATCAATTATAGCAAGGTGTATCTATAGGGGATGTCCAGTCAAAGTGCATCATCGTCTTACTGCAGTAGACTTAGTAGAATTGGagatggtagacttcgatgtgatcataggcatggattggttagagTCTTGTTATGCCACAATGGGTTGTAGAACCAAAATAGTAAGTTTTGAATTTCCTGGTGAACCAATCTTAGAATGGAAGGGTGATGTAGTAACACCTAgtggtaggtttatttcctatcttaaagcCAGAAAGATGATCTCCAAGGGATATATCTATCACCTGGTTCGAGTTAAGGATGCAGATGCTCAGATCCCTACTCTCCAGTCGGTACCAATTGTAAATGAGTTTCCAGAAGTGTTTCCCGAAGATCTCCCCGGAATCCCTCCCGATAGagagattgactttggaattgatCTACTTCCAGGCACTAAGCCAATATCTATTCCACCTTATAGAATGGCTCCAGcaaagttgaaagagttaaaggtcCAGTTGAAAAATCTTCTAGATAAGGGATTTATAAGGCCAAGTATCTCACCTTGGGGCGCACCGGTCTTGTTTGTCCGAAAGAAGGATGGGTCTTTATGTATGTGCATCGACTATCGTCAGTTAaataaagtcaccatcaagaacaagtaccctcttCCCAGAatagatgacttatttgatcaacttcagggtgcccagTGTTATTCCAATATTGACCTCAGATCgggataccatcagttgaaggtTAAGGAAGTTGATATTCCAAAAATAGATTTtaggactcgatatgggcattttgaatttttggtaatGTCATTCAGTTTAACGAATGCACCAGTAGCTTTCATGGACCTTAAGAATAGGGTCTTCAagccttatcttgatttgttcgttatcgtgtttattgatgacatcttgatttatTCCTGTAGCGAGATTGACCATGCCAAACATTTCAGAATTGTGTTGCAGACACTACAGGATCACAAgctatatgcaaaattttctaagtgtgaattctggttgaaatcAGTAGCGTTTTTGGGCCATGTCATCTCAGGGGAAGGCGTGAAG CACGGTAAAGTCATAGCCTACGCGTCGAGACAACTCAAggctcacgagaagaattatccgactcATAATCTTAAATTAGCAGTTGTG caaagagAATTAAATCTACGTCAAAGAAGGTGGCTCGAattacttaaggattatgatgttGATATCATCTATCATCCGGGGAAAGCAAATGTTGTAGCTGATGCTCTCAGTCAGTGTTCTATGGGAAGCTTAGCTCATGTTGAGGCAGACAAGCGAACTATGATGAAGGAAGTCCACCGCTTAGCAAATCTAGGAGTTCGACTTTTGGACTCCGAACATGGTGGCGTTGTTCTCCAGAACAGGGCTGAATCCTCCTTAGTAGctgaagtaaaagaaaaataa